The following are encoded in a window of Pristis pectinata isolate sPriPec2 chromosome 1, sPriPec2.1.pri, whole genome shotgun sequence genomic DNA:
- the chrna1 gene encoding acetylcholine receptor subunit alpha isoform X2 has translation MLCNYWHVGLMLLLFSCGLVLASEHETRLVANLFQNYNKVIRPVENHKHLVNVTVGLQLIQLINVDEVNQIVETNVRLRQQWVDVKLRWNPSDYGGVKRIRVPSSDIWLPDIVLYNNADGDFAIVHMTKVLLEYTGKIIWTPPAIFKSYCEIIVTHFPFDQQNCSMKLGIWTYDGTKVSISPESDRPDLSTFMESGEWVMKDYRGWKHWVYYTCCPETPYLDITYHFIMQRIPLYFVVNVIIPCLLFSFLTGLVFYLPTDSGEKMTLSISVLLSLTVFLLVIVELIPSTSSAVPLIGKYMLFTMIFVISSIVITVIVINTHHRSPSTHTMPHWVRKIFIDTIPNVMFFSTMKRTAKEKQEKKIFTEDIDISDISGKQVSGSVIFQTPLIKNPDVKSAIEGVKYIAEHMKSDQESSNAAEEWKFVAMVIDHILLGVFMLVCIIGTVSVFASRLIELNQQG, from the exons GTCTGGTGCTGGCTTCTGAACATGAAACACGTTTGGTGGCTAATTTATTCCAAAACTATAACAAGGTGATTCGTCCAGTGGAGAATCACAAGCACCTTGTAAATGTTACAGTGGGGCTGCAGCTGATTCAACTCATCAATGTG GATGAAGTAAATCAAATTGTGGAAACAAATGTGCGCCTAAGGCAG CAATGGGTTGATGTGAAGCTTCGCTGGAATCCATCTGATTATGGTGGAGTTAAAAGGATCAGGGTGCCTTCTTCTGACATTTGGCTGCCAGATATTGTTCTGTACAACAA TGCTGATGGTGATTTTGCCATTGTTCACATGACCAAAGTACTTTTGGAATATACAGGAAAAATAATCTGGACACCTCCGGCAATTTTCAAAAGCTATTGTGAAATTATTGTAACACATTTCCCATTTGATCAACAAAATTGCAGCATGAAGCTGGGAATATGGACATACGATGGTACAAAAGTTTCCATATCTCCG GAAAGTGACCGCCCAGATTTGAGTACCTTTATGGAGAGTGGAGAGTGGGTCATGAAAGATTATCGTGGATGGAAGCACTGGGTGTATTATACCTGCTGTCCTGAGACTCCCTACCTGGATATCACCTACCACTTTATCATGCAGCGAATTCCtctttattttgttgtgaatGTCATCATTCCTTGTCTGCTCTTTTCCTTCTTAACTGGATTAGTATTTTACTTGCCAACTGATTCAG GTGAGAAGATGACTTTGAGTATTTCAGTTTTGCTGTCTCTGACTGTGTTCCTTCTAGTTATTGTTGAGTTGATCCCTTCAACTTCCAGCGCTGTGCCTTTGATTGGCAAATACATGCTTTTTACAATGATTTTTGTCATCAGTTCAATTGTCATTACTGTCATTGTAATTAATACTCACCATCGCTCTCCAAGTACACATACAATGCCGCATTGGGTACGAAAG attttTATTGATACTATACCCAATGTCATGTTTTTCTCAACAATGAAACGAACAGCAAAGGAGAAGCAAGAGAAAAAGATATTTACTGAGGACATTGATATCTCTGACATTTCTGGAAAGCAAGTGTCAGGAAGTGTAATTTTCCAAACACCTCTAATTAAAAACCCAGATGTCAAAAGTGCTATTGAGGGAGTCAAATATATTGCAGAGCACATGAAGTCTGATCAGGAATCAAGCAAT GCTGCAGAGGAATGGAAATTTGTTGCAATGGTGATTGATCACATTCTGCTGGGTGTCTTCATGCTGGTTTGTATTATTGGTACAGTTAGTGTGTTTGCTAGCCGTCTCATTGAACTCAATCAGCAGGGCTAA
- the chrna1 gene encoding acetylcholine receptor subunit alpha isoform X1, which yields MLCNYWHVGLMLLLFSCGGLVLASEHETRLVANLFQNYNKVIRPVENHKHLVNVTVGLQLIQLINVDEVNQIVETNVRLRQQWVDVKLRWNPSDYGGVKRIRVPSSDIWLPDIVLYNNADGDFAIVHMTKVLLEYTGKIIWTPPAIFKSYCEIIVTHFPFDQQNCSMKLGIWTYDGTKVSISPESDRPDLSTFMESGEWVMKDYRGWKHWVYYTCCPETPYLDITYHFIMQRIPLYFVVNVIIPCLLFSFLTGLVFYLPTDSGEKMTLSISVLLSLTVFLLVIVELIPSTSSAVPLIGKYMLFTMIFVISSIVITVIVINTHHRSPSTHTMPHWVRKIFIDTIPNVMFFSTMKRTAKEKQEKKIFTEDIDISDISGKQVSGSVIFQTPLIKNPDVKSAIEGVKYIAEHMKSDQESSNAAEEWKFVAMVIDHILLGVFMLVCIIGTVSVFASRLIELNQQG from the exons GTCTGGTGCTGGCTTCTGAACATGAAACACGTTTGGTGGCTAATTTATTCCAAAACTATAACAAGGTGATTCGTCCAGTGGAGAATCACAAGCACCTTGTAAATGTTACAGTGGGGCTGCAGCTGATTCAACTCATCAATGTG GATGAAGTAAATCAAATTGTGGAAACAAATGTGCGCCTAAGGCAG CAATGGGTTGATGTGAAGCTTCGCTGGAATCCATCTGATTATGGTGGAGTTAAAAGGATCAGGGTGCCTTCTTCTGACATTTGGCTGCCAGATATTGTTCTGTACAACAA TGCTGATGGTGATTTTGCCATTGTTCACATGACCAAAGTACTTTTGGAATATACAGGAAAAATAATCTGGACACCTCCGGCAATTTTCAAAAGCTATTGTGAAATTATTGTAACACATTTCCCATTTGATCAACAAAATTGCAGCATGAAGCTGGGAATATGGACATACGATGGTACAAAAGTTTCCATATCTCCG GAAAGTGACCGCCCAGATTTGAGTACCTTTATGGAGAGTGGAGAGTGGGTCATGAAAGATTATCGTGGATGGAAGCACTGGGTGTATTATACCTGCTGTCCTGAGACTCCCTACCTGGATATCACCTACCACTTTATCATGCAGCGAATTCCtctttattttgttgtgaatGTCATCATTCCTTGTCTGCTCTTTTCCTTCTTAACTGGATTAGTATTTTACTTGCCAACTGATTCAG GTGAGAAGATGACTTTGAGTATTTCAGTTTTGCTGTCTCTGACTGTGTTCCTTCTAGTTATTGTTGAGTTGATCCCTTCAACTTCCAGCGCTGTGCCTTTGATTGGCAAATACATGCTTTTTACAATGATTTTTGTCATCAGTTCAATTGTCATTACTGTCATTGTAATTAATACTCACCATCGCTCTCCAAGTACACATACAATGCCGCATTGGGTACGAAAG attttTATTGATACTATACCCAATGTCATGTTTTTCTCAACAATGAAACGAACAGCAAAGGAGAAGCAAGAGAAAAAGATATTTACTGAGGACATTGATATCTCTGACATTTCTGGAAAGCAAGTGTCAGGAAGTGTAATTTTCCAAACACCTCTAATTAAAAACCCAGATGTCAAAAGTGCTATTGAGGGAGTCAAATATATTGCAGAGCACATGAAGTCTGATCAGGAATCAAGCAAT GCTGCAGAGGAATGGAAATTTGTTGCAATGGTGATTGATCACATTCTGCTGGGTGTCTTCATGCTGGTTTGTATTATTGGTACAGTTAGTGTGTTTGCTAGCCGTCTCATTGAACTCAATCAGCAGGGCTAA